The DNA region GCGGCTTTGCGTGAGGAAATCATGCCTGGCCGGATACCTGCTCATCAAAAATTTTACATTTTGTTGCAATTTAACTGTTTTTCTATACAATATTTACATGCATTTTGAATGGGATCCTCAAAAAAGCAAAATCAATGCCGACAAACACGGCATTGATTTTGAGACTGCTACAGCTCTTTGGGAGGATGAAAAGCGGGTTGAAATCGAAGCACCTTATCCCATTGAAAATAGACATATTATTATTGCAAAATTAAGTGATAAGCTTTGGACTGCCGTTTTTACTTATCGGCAGAAAAACATACGCCTTATCTCAGTCAGACGTGCCAGGAAAAAAGAGAGGGTACTCTATGAATAACAAAAAAATTGCCAACAGCGCCGATGAATTCGACAAACGCTTTGATCAAGGAGAAGACATCCATGATCTATTGGATATGTCTCAGGCCAACATAACACGTCCTGGAAAAAAAGTGCGGATCACCCTTGATGTTGCTGAGGAGTTGATCAAAGAAATCGATCGCATCCGGGGAGGGATTGGTGTTGATCGTGGGGCCCTGATCAAAGTCTGGCTGTATGAGAGAGTCAAACAGGAGACTACTAACTTCTAGTTTCATACCAGTGGATAAACAGCCCTCTGAAGATGAAACCTCTTAATCAGAAATGGGGACAGATCGGACTCTCTATCACAAAAGGAGCGGTGTGAATACAGGCCCAGTTAAATCCTGCTTGCAGCAGGGCCGCTCTACGGCATTTAACCGGGCAAGCAAGGGCAAGATATTGGTTGCTGTTCCCCTGCCGGAGAGTGTGGAACGGTTCATTCAGAGGACTCGTTTTTTTACCGATGCCGGCATTATAGGTTCCCGCGAGTTCGTCCGCCAAGGATTCGAGCTAT from Desulfovermiculus halophilus DSM 18834 includes:
- a CDS encoding BrnT family toxin, producing MHFEWDPQKSKINADKHGIDFETATALWEDEKRVEIEAPYPIENRHIIIAKLSDKLWTAVFTYRQKNIRLISVRRARKKERVLYE
- the brnA gene encoding type II toxin-antitoxin system BrnA family antitoxin, producing MNNKKIANSADEFDKRFDQGEDIHDLLDMSQANITRPGKKVRITLDVAEELIKEIDRIRGGIGVDRGALIKVWLYERVKQETTNF